One Amycolatopsis sp. NBC_00355 genomic window carries:
- a CDS encoding helix-turn-helix domain-containing protein, giving the protein MDGDDFSTLEHRRNRVFERLERLSAREREILVLLGHGLSNRGIARRLDISERTVKFHVSNVLIKLRVESRLQAGSVASLLISRPGHHGLP; this is encoded by the coding sequence ATGGACGGCGACGACTTCTCGACACTCGAACACCGGCGGAACCGCGTCTTCGAACGTCTCGAGCGGCTCAGCGCGCGGGAGCGCGAAATCCTCGTCCTCCTCGGCCACGGCCTGTCCAACCGTGGCATCGCCCGCCGGCTGGACATCAGCGAACGCACCGTGAAATTCCACGTCAGCAACGTCCTGATCAAGCTGCGCGTCGAATCGCGGCTGCAGGCGGGCTCGGTCGCCAGCCTGCTCATCTCCCGGCCGGGCCACCACGGCCTCCCCTGA
- a CDS encoding GH92 family glycosyl hydrolase codes for MRVRLMAAIVATAVIGVPGVASAAPTTMSPLVEDPAAYVDPLIGTGSGGSSVGEINNFPGPAAPFGMMQFSPDTQGAYAGYQYHSDQIRGFSLDHASVGCNAFGDVPILPITGDVGSAPWDRTEHFTHDDEKAEPGYYAVTLADSKVRAELTATTRTGLAAFTFPAGANAQVLVKGGASLAGNSQADLKITGDREVSGSATTGNFCGKPNKYTVYYDITFDQPFTAHGTWDGSSVKPDTDSVDSPKAGAYLTFGGQSVVHAKVSMSYVGVDGAKANAAAEVPGFDFGAVRKSTRDKWTQALGKIRVAGRDAAQLKTFYTFLYHSLMHPNTFDDADGRYIGFDDRIRTLPKGRHQYANFSDWDTYRSLAPLQAMLFPAEASDMAQSLTNDAVQGGWWPRWPMANDYTGQMTGDSSVALISSLYAFGARDFDVKTALKYLVKGATSVDDTPGAYQERKGIADYVARGYLPNNDASRGDHARVGASITLEWAIDDFAIAQLAQGIGDRDVAREFTRRGQNWQNIFNPLTGYIQPRGQDGRFPDGPAYVPPPPGKFGQDGFDEGNAAQYTWLVPQDPAGLVTAMGGPAAVAQRLDTFFQKLNVGPNEPNMWAGNEPDFGVPWLYNHVGQPWKTQQVVREIATTLFSATPDGEPGNDDLGAQSSWYVWAALGIYPATPGTPDLVVHSPLFERAVLSLPKGRTIDIRAPKASSGTPYVHDLSLNGRDWDRTYLPANTVRDGARLDFSLQSTPDKRWAANSAPPSYQDKEKPFLTSATNQVVVEPGSTGEATVSAQRLGGHDRTLDVTTKAPAGLTVTGPRQVRLDDRTGSGTAKLTVSVAAGTPEGYYQVPVTVRGGSTSVPGSVIVLVAPKGGLAAAYSNVGISDDGDVGSADIDGAGNSLSREALAAAGLVGGKPAQAVGTTFTWPAAPAGRPDNVVPAGQTIRLSGTRLSFVGTASNGDHQAKATVTFTDGTTGQADLSFGDWVFPGGGTDPVFGNTLVARADHRNQPGGPGGGASVYATAPFAAPAGKQIASVTLPADPDLHVFAIGLG; via the coding sequence GTGCGAGTCAGGCTCATGGCGGCGATCGTCGCGACGGCGGTGATCGGGGTCCCCGGCGTCGCTTCGGCGGCTCCGACAACGATGTCACCGCTGGTGGAGGACCCGGCGGCGTACGTCGACCCGCTGATCGGGACCGGCAGCGGTGGCAGCTCGGTCGGCGAAATCAACAACTTCCCCGGCCCGGCGGCACCCTTCGGGATGATGCAGTTCTCGCCGGACACCCAGGGCGCGTACGCCGGCTACCAGTACCACAGTGATCAGATCCGAGGTTTCAGCCTCGATCACGCCTCGGTCGGCTGCAACGCGTTCGGTGACGTGCCGATCCTGCCGATCACCGGCGACGTCGGCAGCGCGCCTTGGGACCGCACCGAGCACTTCACCCACGACGACGAGAAGGCCGAGCCGGGCTACTACGCCGTGACGCTCGCCGACTCGAAGGTCCGGGCCGAGCTGACCGCGACCACGCGCACCGGGCTCGCCGCGTTCACCTTCCCGGCCGGCGCGAACGCGCAGGTGCTCGTCAAGGGCGGCGCCAGCCTCGCCGGGAACTCGCAGGCCGACCTGAAGATCACCGGCGACCGCGAGGTCAGCGGCTCGGCGACCACCGGCAACTTCTGCGGCAAGCCGAACAAGTACACGGTCTACTACGACATCACCTTCGACCAGCCGTTCACCGCGCACGGCACCTGGGACGGTTCCAGCGTCAAGCCGGATACCGACAGCGTCGACTCGCCGAAGGCAGGCGCGTACCTGACCTTCGGCGGACAGAGCGTGGTGCACGCCAAGGTGTCGATGTCCTATGTGGGCGTCGACGGCGCGAAGGCCAACGCGGCCGCCGAAGTACCGGGCTTCGACTTCGGCGCTGTCCGCAAGTCCACAAGGGACAAGTGGACGCAGGCGCTGGGCAAGATCCGGGTTGCGGGTCGCGATGCGGCGCAGCTCAAGACGTTCTACACCTTCCTGTACCACTCCCTGATGCACCCGAACACGTTCGACGACGCCGACGGGCGCTACATCGGCTTCGACGACCGGATCCGCACGCTGCCGAAGGGGCGGCACCAGTACGCGAACTTCTCCGACTGGGACACCTACCGCTCGCTCGCGCCGCTGCAGGCGATGCTGTTCCCGGCGGAAGCCAGCGACATGGCGCAGTCGCTGACCAACGACGCCGTGCAGGGCGGCTGGTGGCCGCGCTGGCCGATGGCGAACGACTACACCGGCCAGATGACCGGCGACAGCTCGGTCGCGCTGATCTCCAGCCTCTACGCGTTCGGTGCGCGGGACTTCGACGTCAAGACGGCGCTGAAGTACCTGGTCAAGGGCGCGACCTCGGTCGACGACACGCCCGGCGCGTACCAGGAACGCAAGGGCATCGCGGACTACGTCGCCCGCGGGTACCTGCCGAACAACGACGCTTCCCGCGGCGACCACGCCCGTGTCGGCGCGTCGATCACCCTGGAGTGGGCGATCGACGACTTCGCCATCGCGCAGCTCGCCCAGGGCATCGGCGACCGGGACGTCGCGCGCGAGTTCACCCGGCGCGGCCAGAACTGGCAGAACATCTTCAACCCGCTCACCGGGTACATCCAGCCGCGCGGGCAGGACGGGCGCTTCCCGGACGGCCCGGCCTACGTCCCGCCACCGCCCGGCAAGTTCGGCCAGGACGGCTTCGACGAGGGCAACGCCGCGCAGTACACCTGGCTGGTCCCGCAGGACCCGGCCGGCCTGGTGACGGCGATGGGCGGGCCGGCCGCCGTTGCACAGCGGTTGGACACGTTCTTCCAGAAGCTGAACGTCGGCCCGAACGAGCCGAACATGTGGGCCGGCAACGAGCCCGACTTCGGCGTGCCGTGGCTGTACAACCACGTCGGGCAGCCGTGGAAGACCCAGCAGGTGGTCCGAGAGATCGCCACGACGCTGTTCAGCGCGACGCCGGACGGCGAGCCGGGCAACGACGACCTCGGCGCGCAGTCGTCGTGGTACGTCTGGGCCGCGCTCGGCATCTACCCGGCCACGCCGGGCACGCCGGACCTGGTCGTGCACAGCCCGCTGTTCGAGCGGGCCGTGCTGTCGCTCCCGAAGGGACGGACGATCGACATCCGCGCGCCGAAGGCGTCTTCAGGCACGCCGTACGTCCACGACCTGTCGTTGAACGGCCGTGACTGGGACCGCACCTACCTGCCCGCGAACACCGTGCGCGACGGCGCCCGGCTGGACTTCTCGCTGCAGTCCACTCCGGACAAACGGTGGGCGGCCAACTCGGCGCCGCCGTCCTATCAGGACAAGGAGAAGCCGTTCCTGACGTCGGCGACCAACCAGGTCGTCGTCGAGCCGGGCAGCACGGGCGAGGCCACGGTCAGCGCGCAACGGCTCGGCGGGCACGACCGCACGCTGGACGTTACGACGAAGGCGCCGGCCGGCCTGACGGTCACGGGGCCGCGGCAGGTCCGGCTCGACGACCGGACCGGCAGCGGCACCGCGAAGCTGACGGTTTCGGTGGCCGCCGGGACACCCGAGGGCTACTACCAGGTCCCGGTGACCGTCCGGGGCGGCTCGACGTCGGTGCCCGGCTCGGTGATCGTGCTGGTCGCGCCGAAGGGCGGGCTCGCCGCCGCGTATTCGAACGTCGGCATCTCGGACGACGGCGACGTGGGTTCGGCGGACATCGACGGCGCCGGGAACAGCCTCTCCCGCGAGGCGCTGGCCGCGGCGGGACTGGTGGGCGGTAAGCCTGCCCAGGCGGTGGGCACGACGTTCACCTGGCCCGCGGCGCCGGCCGGCCGCCCGGACAACGTCGTCCCGGCGGGGCAGACGATCCGGCTGTCCGGGACCCGGCTGTCCTTCGTCGGCACGGCGTCGAACGGCGACCACCAGGCCAAGGCGACCGTCACCTTCACCGACGGCACCACCGGCCAGGCCGACTTGTCCTTCGGCGACTGGGTGTTCCCGGGCGGCGGTACCGATCCGGTGTTCGGCAACACGCTCGTCGCGCGCGCCGACCACCGCAACCAGCCGGGCGGGCCGGGCGGCGGCGCGTCGGTCTACGCGACGGCGCCGTTCGCAGCCCCGGCGGGCAAGCAGATCGCCTCGGTGACCCTGCCGGCCGACCCGGACCTGCACGTGTTCGCCATCGGCCTCGGCTAG
- a CDS encoding response regulator transcription factor produces MCARVLVAEDDEKQAEVLRLYLESEGHTVVLAPDGRAALDEARRDRPDLLVLDVMMPKVDGLDVCRILRGESDVAVLMLTARATEDDLLLGLDLGADDYLTKPYSPRELMARVRTLLRRTAARREPADTALRAGGLRLDPVRHEVSVDGRPVETTPGEFLLLATLIKQPGRVFTRRQLLELTRGDDRFVSTRIIDVHVLNLRKKLEPDPAKPQYLLTVFGVGYKLAAENSA; encoded by the coding sequence GTGTGCGCACGTGTACTGGTCGCCGAGGACGACGAGAAGCAGGCCGAAGTCCTCCGGCTCTACCTCGAGAGCGAAGGGCACACGGTCGTGCTGGCCCCCGACGGCCGGGCCGCCCTCGACGAGGCCCGCCGCGACCGCCCCGACCTGCTGGTCCTCGACGTGATGATGCCCAAGGTCGACGGCCTGGACGTCTGCCGGATCCTGCGCGGCGAATCCGACGTCGCGGTGCTGATGCTCACCGCCCGGGCCACCGAGGACGACCTGCTGCTCGGCCTGGACCTCGGCGCGGACGACTACCTGACCAAGCCCTACAGCCCGCGCGAGCTGATGGCCCGGGTGAGAACGCTCCTGCGGCGGACGGCCGCCCGGCGCGAACCGGCCGACACGGCGTTGCGCGCGGGCGGGCTGCGGCTCGACCCGGTGCGGCACGAGGTGTCGGTCGACGGCCGCCCGGTGGAGACGACGCCGGGCGAGTTCCTGCTGCTCGCGACGCTGATCAAGCAGCCGGGCCGGGTGTTCACCCGGCGTCAGCTGCTGGAGCTGACCCGCGGCGACGACCGGTTCGTCAGCACCCGGATCATCGACGTCCACGTGCTCAACCTGCGCAAGAAGCTCGAGCCGGACCCGGCGAAGCCGCAGTACCTGCTGACCGTCTTCGGCGTCGGCTACAAGTTGGCCGCCGAGAACAGTGCGTAG
- a CDS encoding trypsin-like serine peptidase: MKSIGWAGGATVLVVLGGMLMHGSAQAATTADAVPGKASAAVVHHSAAPEQDVLSHWTAERMRTAEPVDVPKEQHGAEPQTHVLPAKSAPGSTSPAGGKQGAAALAALSQSQVWTAHGQMPASTVGKLYFDEPDGGHSCTASVLNSANRSMIWTAGHCVTDGAKHWYTNFVFVPDYAGSGEPLGRWTWKSLSAPNGYFDGKDSDYDVAAITLWPRNGASVANVTGWQGYKFGSGYDWNVYEFGYPFDTHPARAGITGQQLRYCTGTTWRPGIWPFQPDQEAIHCDQGHGASGGPWLDDLQLARGWGYLVGNVSYHPDDNSDEERSPHFGDAAINVYNAQQAA; this comes from the coding sequence GTGAAAAGTATCGGATGGGCAGGGGGAGCCACCGTCCTGGTGGTGCTCGGAGGCATGCTGATGCACGGCTCGGCGCAAGCCGCGACAACGGCCGATGCGGTGCCGGGCAAGGCTTCCGCCGCGGTCGTCCACCACTCGGCCGCGCCCGAGCAGGACGTCCTGAGCCACTGGACGGCCGAGCGGATGCGGACCGCCGAGCCGGTCGACGTACCGAAGGAACAGCACGGGGCCGAACCGCAGACCCACGTCCTGCCCGCGAAGTCCGCGCCCGGGTCGACGAGCCCGGCGGGCGGGAAGCAGGGCGCGGCCGCACTCGCCGCGCTCAGTCAGTCGCAGGTCTGGACCGCCCACGGCCAGATGCCGGCGTCGACCGTCGGCAAGCTGTACTTCGACGAGCCCGACGGTGGCCATTCGTGCACCGCGAGCGTGCTCAACTCGGCCAACCGCAGCATGATCTGGACCGCGGGGCATTGCGTGACCGACGGCGCGAAGCACTGGTACACCAACTTCGTCTTCGTCCCGGACTACGCCGGTTCCGGTGAGCCGCTGGGCCGCTGGACCTGGAAGTCGCTGTCGGCGCCGAACGGCTACTTCGACGGCAAGGACAGCGACTACGACGTCGCGGCCATCACGCTGTGGCCCCGCAACGGCGCCAGCGTCGCCAACGTGACCGGCTGGCAGGGTTACAAGTTCGGCTCCGGCTACGACTGGAACGTCTACGAGTTCGGCTACCCGTTCGACACGCACCCGGCCCGCGCCGGCATCACCGGGCAGCAGCTGCGCTACTGCACCGGCACGACGTGGCGCCCGGGCATCTGGCCGTTCCAGCCCGACCAGGAGGCCATCCACTGCGACCAGGGCCACGGCGCCAGCGGCGGTCCCTGGCTCGACGACTTGCAGCTCGCCCGCGGCTGGGGCTACCTCGTCGGCAACGTGAGCTACCACCCCGACGACAACTCCGACGAGGAACGCAGCCCGCACTTCGGGGACGCGGCGATCAACGTCTACAACGCCCAGCAAGCCGCCTGA
- a CDS encoding AMP-binding protein, with the protein MTWPRYDGPGDLAAIEAVPLADRGLPESTYELLRQAGSRFADRPALTLLPSGEAWEHPETWTYGDLLARVHRIANVLTDLGVTRRDAVGLLAPNSGDVFAATLAAQAVGIAAPVNPGLAPHQVRELLETSGARLVIAADPGLDVGRPVLSLAELGSRADAADPVRLHAEPPRGTDFAGYFHTGGSTGTPKIAVHTQAGEVGMAWTLAASTGDDDLVLLAALPLFHVNALLVTGLPPLFKGQHVVWAGPLGYRDPALYPVFWRIVERYRIGAMSAVPTVYAVLAQVPLDADISSLTFPIVGAAPLPAAVRRQWRERTGVDLVEGYGLTEGTCASARGFPGVLRPGTVGQRMPYQEVKAVRIDGDGRTDLPPGETGVLVIRGPNVFPGYLRDGKPDPAGKVVDGWLDTGDLGSVDAEGFVRLAGRAKDLIIRGGHNIDPATIEEALLAHPAVSGAAAIGRPDRHSGEVPVVYVTLHAPTPSSELLAWAAARVPERAAVPKDVHIVPEIPLTAVGKQYKPALRQDTLRRVAEAEVAALGLDAEVTVELDRDEPVVVVHATPSATLESTLDSYAFRWRHTGRSPDS; encoded by the coding sequence ATGACCTGGCCCCGCTACGACGGCCCCGGGGACCTCGCGGCGATCGAGGCCGTCCCGCTGGCCGACCGCGGCCTGCCGGAGAGCACGTACGAGCTGCTCCGGCAGGCCGGGAGCCGGTTCGCCGACCGCCCGGCTCTCACGCTGCTGCCCTCGGGCGAGGCGTGGGAGCACCCGGAGACCTGGACCTACGGCGATCTGCTCGCCCGCGTCCACCGGATCGCGAACGTGCTCACCGACCTGGGCGTGACCCGGCGGGACGCGGTCGGCCTGCTCGCGCCCAACAGCGGCGACGTCTTCGCGGCGACGCTGGCGGCCCAGGCCGTCGGCATCGCCGCGCCGGTCAACCCCGGCCTCGCGCCGCACCAGGTCCGGGAGCTGCTCGAGACGTCCGGCGCCCGCCTGGTGATCGCCGCGGATCCCGGCCTCGACGTCGGCCGCCCGGTGCTTTCGCTCGCGGAACTGGGGTCCCGCGCCGACGCGGCCGATCCGGTCCGCCTGCACGCCGAGCCGCCGCGGGGCACGGACTTCGCGGGCTACTTCCACACCGGCGGCTCCACCGGCACCCCGAAGATCGCCGTGCACACCCAGGCCGGCGAGGTCGGCATGGCCTGGACGCTCGCCGCGTCCACCGGCGACGACGACCTCGTGCTACTCGCCGCGCTCCCCCTCTTCCACGTCAACGCGCTGCTCGTGACCGGGCTCCCGCCACTGTTCAAAGGCCAGCACGTCGTCTGGGCGGGCCCGCTCGGCTACCGCGACCCGGCGCTCTACCCGGTGTTCTGGCGGATCGTCGAGCGCTACCGGATCGGCGCGATGTCCGCCGTGCCGACGGTCTACGCCGTGCTCGCACAGGTCCCGCTCGACGCGGATATCTCCTCTCTCACGTTCCCGATCGTCGGCGCGGCGCCCTTGCCCGCGGCCGTACGCCGGCAGTGGCGCGAACGCACCGGCGTCGACCTGGTCGAGGGGTACGGCCTGACCGAGGGCACCTGCGCGTCCGCCCGTGGCTTCCCGGGGGTGTTGCGCCCCGGCACGGTCGGGCAGCGAATGCCGTACCAGGAGGTCAAGGCCGTCCGGATCGACGGCGACGGCCGGACGGATCTGCCGCCGGGCGAAACCGGCGTGCTGGTGATCCGCGGCCCGAACGTCTTCCCCGGCTACCTGCGCGACGGAAAGCCCGACCCGGCGGGCAAAGTCGTCGACGGCTGGCTCGACACGGGCGACCTGGGCAGCGTCGACGCCGAGGGTTTCGTCCGGCTGGCCGGCCGCGCGAAGGACCTGATCATCCGCGGCGGCCACAACATCGACCCGGCGACGATCGAAGAGGCGTTGCTGGCGCACCCGGCGGTCTCGGGCGCGGCCGCCATCGGCCGCCCCGACCGCCACTCGGGCGAGGTCCCGGTGGTCTACGTGACCCTGCACGCGCCCACGCCGTCATCGGAACTGCTGGCGTGGGCGGCCGCCCGGGTCCCGGAGCGCGCGGCCGTCCCGAAGGACGTCCACATCGTCCCGGAGATCCCGCTGACCGCGGTGGGCAAGCAGTACAAGCCGGCCCTGCGCCAGGACACCCTGCGGCGGGTGGCCGAGGCCGAGGTCGCCGCCCTGGGCCTCGACGCCGAGGTGACCGTGGAACTGGACCGCGACGAACCGGTGGTCGTGGTGCACGCGACCCCCTCCGCGACCCTGGAGTCCACTTTGGACAGCTACGCTTTCCGCTGGCGCCACACCGGGCGATCACCCGATTCGTAG
- a CDS encoding sensor histidine kinase, giving the protein MRRPFPRRRSLVLRLSAVSLLIALGSIAATAWLAVQTTTRAIQQEQGQALSDDAMIYTRLLGFAAANHSWDQAGPKLRALAGETGRRIVVTTIDRRVLADSGGAPVTLPVKASASVDPLHVDPVLMPGAGTSGIDPRAVGPFRLPPREHEDLAALAEKAVRCLDDMGLRSEVQDSPSGRPQISAPDPVTARYFAAKCGFYELADPTPTEQAALTSLNDAVNTCLQRRGSGQVKLTLDFEALGTSDQGPAGACIDTARREQLAPYVAPPALLFTLGPGDSPVPTFTLSRENLTRILAVTGGVLALAVAITVLVSTRLSRPLRALTEAAEQDRPAPVKSRDEVGYLATAFNDLTARRERIEEQRKAMVSDIAHELRNPLNVIRGRLEAAEDGHLPFDQALSSSLLEETVLLQHIVEDLQDLAAADAGHLRLYPETVDAAELAGQVAAAHADRAAAAGVTLSVEAAGEARLTADPVRLRQVTGNLVGNAIRHTPVGGRVTIHVSSTVDEVVLAVADTGTGIAPEHLPHVFDRFWRAEKSRSRQTGGSGLGLAIVRHLVQAHGGTIAVESEVDSGSTFTVRLPKADLRGEGAGVRDA; this is encoded by the coding sequence GTGCGTAGGCCGTTTCCGAGAAGACGCAGCCTGGTCCTGCGGCTGTCGGCCGTCTCGCTGCTCATCGCCCTCGGCTCGATCGCCGCGACGGCGTGGCTCGCCGTGCAGACCACCACCCGCGCGATCCAGCAGGAACAGGGCCAGGCCCTGTCCGACGACGCGATGATCTACACCCGGCTGCTCGGCTTCGCCGCGGCGAACCACAGCTGGGACCAGGCCGGCCCGAAGCTGCGGGCGCTGGCCGGGGAGACCGGCCGCCGGATCGTCGTGACCACCATCGACCGGCGGGTGCTGGCCGACTCCGGAGGCGCGCCGGTCACGCTGCCGGTGAAGGCGAGCGCGTCGGTGGACCCGCTGCACGTCGACCCGGTCTTGATGCCGGGCGCCGGGACCAGCGGCATCGACCCGCGTGCGGTGGGGCCGTTCCGGCTGCCGCCCCGCGAACACGAGGACCTCGCCGCCCTGGCCGAGAAGGCGGTCCGGTGCCTCGACGACATGGGCCTGCGCAGCGAGGTGCAGGACTCGCCGAGCGGCCGGCCCCAGATCAGCGCGCCCGACCCCGTCACCGCCCGCTACTTCGCGGCCAAGTGCGGGTTCTACGAGCTCGCGGACCCCACGCCGACCGAGCAGGCCGCGCTCACCAGCCTCAACGACGCCGTGAACACCTGCCTCCAGCGCCGGGGCTCGGGGCAGGTGAAGCTCACCCTCGACTTCGAGGCGCTCGGCACCTCCGACCAGGGGCCGGCCGGCGCCTGTATCGACACGGCACGGCGTGAGCAGCTCGCGCCGTACGTCGCGCCGCCCGCGCTGCTGTTCACCCTCGGCCCGGGCGACTCGCCGGTGCCGACGTTCACGCTCTCGCGGGAGAACCTGACGCGGATCCTCGCGGTGACCGGCGGGGTGCTGGCGCTGGCCGTAGCGATCACCGTGCTGGTCTCGACGCGGTTGTCGCGCCCGCTGCGGGCGCTGACCGAGGCGGCCGAGCAGGACCGGCCGGCGCCGGTGAAGTCCCGCGACGAGGTGGGTTACCTCGCGACCGCGTTCAACGACCTCACCGCGCGCCGCGAACGCATCGAGGAGCAGCGCAAGGCGATGGTCAGCGACATCGCGCACGAGCTGCGCAACCCGCTGAACGTGATCCGCGGCCGGCTGGAGGCCGCCGAGGACGGGCACCTGCCCTTCGACCAGGCACTGAGCTCGTCGCTGCTCGAAGAAACGGTGCTGCTGCAGCACATCGTCGAGGACCTGCAGGACCTGGCCGCGGCCGACGCCGGGCACCTGCGGCTCTACCCGGAGACCGTCGACGCGGCCGAGCTGGCCGGCCAGGTCGCGGCCGCGCATGCCGACCGGGCCGCCGCGGCCGGTGTCACGCTGTCCGTCGAGGCCGCCGGGGAAGCCCGGCTGACGGCCGACCCGGTCCGCCTGCGCCAGGTGACGGGCAACCTGGTGGGCAACGCGATCCGGCACACCCCGGTCGGCGGCCGCGTCACGATCCACGTCTCGTCCACTGTGGACGAGGTCGTGCTCGCGGTCGCGGACACCGGCACCGGGATCGCCCCAGAGCACCTGCCGCACGTGTTCGACCGGTTCTGGCGGGCCGAGAAGTCCCGCAGCCGCCAGACCGGCGGCAGCGGGCTCGGCCTCGCCATCGTGCGCCACCTCGTGCAGGCGCACGGCGGCACCATCGCCGTCGAGTCCGAAGTGGATAGTGGCTCGACGTTCACGGTCCGGCTACCGAAGGCGGATCTCCGTGGTGAGGGTGCCGGGGTGCGGGACGCGTAG
- a CDS encoding carbohydrate ABC transporter permease, translating to MSRRAKITCYVVMIVLAVPFVFPTWWMITASLLPANEVLAYPPKLFPSQPQWENYKTAFTDFPLAQQYFNSLYIAVLVTLGTMFFSSLAGYAFARIRFRGEKFFGLILIGLMVPSEVTIIPLFRLVDDLGLTNTHWPLIVVPIFGAPSVLATFVMRQFFITIPGELEEAGRLDGLSRFGLYRRVAMPIAKPALAAVAIFTFLNTWNFFLEPLVYLTDKTRYTLPVALTQYVDVYGGHLWNVQLAAATTTVVPVLLVFIIAQRQFVEGLAQSGLKG from the coding sequence ATGAGTCGTAGGGCGAAGATCACCTGCTACGTGGTGATGATCGTGCTGGCGGTGCCGTTTGTGTTCCCCACCTGGTGGATGATCACGGCGTCGCTGCTGCCGGCCAACGAGGTGCTCGCGTACCCGCCGAAGCTGTTTCCGAGCCAGCCGCAGTGGGAGAACTACAAGACGGCGTTCACCGACTTCCCGTTGGCGCAGCAGTACTTCAATAGCCTGTACATCGCGGTGCTGGTCACCCTGGGCACGATGTTCTTCTCCTCGCTGGCCGGCTACGCGTTCGCACGCATCCGGTTCCGCGGTGAGAAGTTCTTCGGGCTGATCCTCATCGGGCTGATGGTGCCGAGCGAGGTCACGATCATCCCGCTGTTCCGGCTGGTCGACGACCTCGGGCTGACGAACACGCACTGGCCGCTGATCGTCGTGCCGATCTTCGGCGCGCCGAGCGTGCTCGCGACGTTCGTGATGCGGCAGTTCTTCATCACGATCCCGGGCGAGCTGGAGGAGGCGGGCCGGCTCGACGGCCTGTCGCGCTTCGGGCTCTACCGGCGCGTCGCGATGCCGATCGCGAAGCCCGCGCTGGCGGCCGTCGCGATCTTCACGTTCCTCAACACGTGGAACTTCTTCCTGGAACCGCTGGTCTACCTGACCGACAAGACCAGGTACACGCTGCCGGTGGCGCTGACGCAGTACGTCGACGTCTACGGCGGCCACCTCTGGAACGTCCAGCTCGCCGCCGCGACCACCACGGTCGTGCCGGTGCTGCTGGTCTTCATCATCGCGCAACGCCAGTTCGTCGAAGGGCTCGCCCAAAGCGGCCTCAAGGGCTAG
- a CDS encoding carbohydrate ABC transporter permease yields MTLTSKKREELAGWIFIAPQALGFLAFVVAPLAAVVWYSFQDVNLLAGTSSFAGADNYAKLFDDPTAPKVARATAIFCVGLVVLNLALALSLALLLNLKLRGTTVFRTIFFSPVVITLVAWTIVWNFLLQDNGGINSLLQTIGIDGPNWLRGNGSAMLSVIVVQVLKNVGLNMVLFLAALQGIPASIMEASQLDGAGPWRRFRSVILPMISPTTLLTAIITVAGALQVFAQIQVLTLGGPADSTNVLVFYFYQQAFANHDLGYGAALAVVLFLVILVLTLLQWRMRRRWVFHES; encoded by the coding sequence GTGACGCTCACGTCGAAGAAGCGCGAAGAGCTCGCGGGGTGGATCTTCATCGCCCCGCAGGCCCTCGGCTTCCTCGCCTTCGTCGTGGCGCCGCTGGCCGCGGTGGTCTGGTACAGCTTCCAGGACGTCAACCTGCTGGCCGGGACGTCGTCGTTCGCCGGGGCGGACAACTACGCGAAGCTCTTCGACGACCCGACCGCGCCGAAGGTCGCCCGCGCGACGGCGATCTTCTGCGTCGGCCTGGTCGTGCTGAACCTCGCGCTGGCGCTCTCGCTCGCGTTGCTGCTGAACCTGAAACTGCGCGGCACCACGGTGTTCCGGACGATCTTCTTCTCACCGGTGGTCATCACGCTCGTGGCGTGGACGATCGTGTGGAACTTCCTGCTGCAGGACAACGGCGGGATCAACTCGCTGTTGCAGACGATCGGGATCGACGGCCCGAACTGGCTGCGCGGCAACGGCAGCGCGATGCTGTCGGTGATCGTGGTGCAGGTGCTGAAGAACGTCGGGCTCAACATGGTGCTGTTCCTCGCCGCGCTGCAAGGGATCCCGGCGTCCATCATGGAGGCGTCCCAATTGGACGGTGCCGGGCCGTGGCGGCGGTTCCGCTCGGTGATCCTGCCGATGATCAGCCCGACGACGCTGCTCACGGCGATCATCACGGTCGCCGGCGCGTTGCAGGTGTTCGCGCAGATCCAGGTGCTGACCCTGGGCGGGCCCGCGGACAGCACCAACGTGCTCGTCTTCTACTTCTACCAGCAGGCGTTCGCCAACCACGACCTCGGTTACGGCGCCGCGCTGGCCGTCGTGCTGTTCCTCGTGATCCTGGTGCTGACGCTGCTGCAGTGGCGGATGCGGAGGCGGTGGGTGTTCCATGAGTCGTAG